The Nitrospirota bacterium genome segment CTCAGGTCGTTAATCATTTTATCGCGCAGTTCCGGAAAAATAACCGGCGGCACCATGCTCGCATTGAACAATTGTTTCTCAAGGTTGATATTTGCGATGCTGATGTCTGCGGCGTTCATGAACGCCATGATGTGTTTTTTCTCATTTTCAGACGCACAGCAATCGATTGTAGATTGCAGGTTGATAATCGTTGCCGGTAGAATAATGGCAAGTTTGGTTGAAAACCAGTTAAACACCGGCTTCAACTGATCGTTGTTTAGCTGAATTGCGGTTGAAAGAAAAAGGGCGTTTGATCTGGTCGCCGTTTTAATGACTTCCTTCTGGCCGCTGAAATTTCTACTGAACTGCCATTCATACGTACCGGTTTTATTGTTAAAAATACGTTCAAACCATCGCTGGGGCTTGCCTTCAGGATAGGCAATGAGCCACTCTTCGGTGATCCGCTGTTGTGTTGCTGAAAAACCGTATTGATAGCGGCTCCCCTCGCTGATGATTGTAATTTCAAATTCCGACGGCGACTTTGCACTTTCCCTATCAAAAAGAAACGGTACAACAGGGACCGACTGTCCTTCCTGAATAGACGAGAACGACTGGATGACGAGGAACTGCATGATATTAAGCGCAAGGATTGTGTTGCTTTTACCAGAAGCGTTAGCTCCATACATAACGGCAGAGCGAAGAAGCTTAGGCAGCTTGGAAATAGACGGGAACGTATTGGATTCGTCTAATTCCCCACCCTTCGCAGCTGCCAGGCTAAGTACCTGTTTTTCTTTAATTGATCTAAAATTGGTTACTGAAAATTCAATTAACATGATAACCTCTTGCAGTTTTTTCTTTATAATTGCGCAAAATTTGCAAAATGTCAAGCAAAAATACACTACAAATGCTTTTTTGCTCTGCCAGCCGGGTCATATCCGATCTTGTTCTTAATGTTCCGGATCATACCGGCATCTGGGCTGTCGGCGCTTTTTGGTAAGGATAGCAGGTGGAAAAGCTCCTTGATGCTTCTTTCGCATAAAGGTCGTACGCATTTTCTCGATCGGCATAGGGGGCGGCCTTGACGGCCGCGCCCCTGCCACACCACCCGGCATGCGGGTCCGCACCGGGCGATTCGAGAAGTTGAGGTTATGAGAGGTTCGCTCTCGTCAGCGCTGCCTGTAGCAACCCCGACCCTGTGTTCTCCGATCATACCGCGGGGTGCACGCTTCATCACTGCCAGGTTCTCTCCCGGCTTCACCGGACGCTTCCCCCGACCGCTCCGCTAATGCGGACTTCTGATGCCTTGCGTGTACCATCGGAATGCCCTTGAACACTCCTTCTCGTTCGGCCCTTCGCTCCCTGTCGGCAGCTACTACGGCCTCTGCTGACTTCTCGCTCCGTGTCGCCACGTTGGCCCTTCAGCCATGAGGCGAGATCTCCCCAGGTAAGAACGCACTCCTTCGCTGCACAACCGCCGGATCTACGCCGCTCCGCCTTGATCACGAGAGCTTCGCGGTTTCATGCCCGCTCGCCCTGCTCGGCAGCGCCTTCTATCCGATTCTTGTTCATCAGCTCGCAGCTTCGCTCCGCGCTTCCTTCCCACACTCGGTCGCCCTCATGCAGTTGCGCTTTGCTTCGTTCGTCGTGATCAACTTACGGTGGGACTTGCACCCACAGGAGTGCGCCCATGCTGGGCGCACATAAAAAAAGGCCGGCAGAGATTTCCTCTCTGCCGGCCTTCGTGTTTTCCTCGTGAAAGGAAACGATTTGCTTAGTACATTCCGCCGCCCATGCCGCCCATACCACCCATGCCGCCGGGCATTCCTCCGCCACCCTTCTCTTCGGGCAGATCGGTGATCATCACTTCCGTCGTGAGCATCAGGCTCGCCACGGAGGCCGCGTTCTGAAGCGCGGACCGGGTCACCTTGGTCGGGTCGATAATGCCCGCCTGGAGCATGTCCACATACTCTTCCTTCTGTGCGTCAAAACCGTAATTCAGCTTGTCCGAGGACTTCACCTTGTCCACGATTACCGACGGTTCGAGACCGGCGTTGTTCACGATCTGGCGAATCGGCTCTTCAAGCGCCTTCTTCACGATATTGACGCCGATCTGCTCGTCACCACCGAGCTTCATCTTGTCCAGGATCGGGATGCAACGGAGCAGCGCAACACCACCGCCCGCTACGATACCCTCTTCCATGGCTGCGCGGGTCGCGTGAAGCGCGTCCTCGACCCGTGCCTTCTTTTCCTTCATCTCGGTTTCGGTTGCTGCGCCCACGTTGATGACCGCGACGCCGCCCACGATCTTCGCGAGCCGTTCCTGGAGCTTCTCTTTATCGTAATCCGAGGTCGTCTCGGCAATCTGCGCCTTGATCATCTTCACCCGGCCCTGGATCGCGTCGGTCTTGCCCGCTCCTTCAACGATGGTGGTGTTGTCCTTGTCCACAGTGATCTTCTTTGCCCGTCCGAGGTCCGTGATCTTTACATTCTCAAGCTTGATGCCGAGGTCTTCAGAGATCACCTGTCCACCGGTCAGGATCGCGAGGTCTTCGAGCATTGCCTTGCGGCGGTCGCCGAAGCCCGGCGCCTTGATGGCGCAGATCTGAAGCGTGCCGCGAAGCTTGTTCACCACCAGGGTCGCCAGGGCCTCACCCTCAACGTCCTCGGCGACGATCACCATCGGCGCGCCCATCTTGGCGGTCTGTTCCAGGATCGGGAGCAGGTCCTTCATGCTCGAGATCTTCTTCTCCGACAGGAGGATGTAGGCGTTCTCAAGAACGGCCTCCATCTTCTCGGCATTGGTCACAAAGTAGGGCGAGATGTATCCGCGGTCGAACTGCATCCCCTCTACCACGTCGAGGCTGGTGAGCATGCTCTTGGCCTCTTCCACGGTGATGACGCCGTCCTTGCCGACCTTGTCCACTGCCTCGGCGATCAAATCGCCGATGGTGGCGTCGCTGTTCGCGGAAATACTGCCGACCTGGGATATTTCCTTCTTGTCAACAACGAGCTTGGAGTTCTTCTTAAGGTTCGCGATGACCGCTTCAACGGCCTTCTCGATGCCGCGCTTCAGGTCCATGGGGTTCGCGCCCGCGGTCACGTTCTTCATGCCTTCGCGGTAGATGGCCTGGGCCAGCACTGTCGCGGTCGTGGTGCCGTCACCGGCCACGTCCGAGGTCTTGGAAGCAACTTCGCGCACAAGCTGGGCGCCCATGTTCTCATAGGGGTCCTTCAGCTCAATTTCCTTTGCCACGGTCACACCGTCCTTGGTTATGGTCGGTGCGCCGAATTTCTTGTCGATCATGACGTTCCGGCCCTTGGGACCAAGCGTCGCCTTCACGGCGTCCGTAAGAACGTTCACTCCCTTCAGGATCGCCGCACGCGCTTCCTGGTCGAACATAAGCTGCTTTGCCATATCATCTCCTCCTAAAAATTCATAATAATATTGATCATATGTTCCGGTGAGGGAACCTTCAGGGAACTTAGCTCAGGATTCCGAGCACGTCCTCTTCCTTGACGATCAGATACTCGACATTGTCGAGGTTGATCTTCGATCCTGAATACCGGTCAAAGAGGATTTTGTTGCCTACCTTGAGAGACTTCACCTCATCACCCACGGCCTCAACCTGTCCGCTCTGCGGTTTCTCTTTCGCGGAATCGGGAATATACAGACCGCCTGCAGTCTTCTCCAGTTCCGCGGTGTAGCTTACGAACACCCTGTCTTTCAATGGCTTGAATTTAATACTCATGTGTGCTCAACTCCTTTCGTGAATTGTAAGTTTTATTATAGCAGAAAATTTAGCACTCGTTTAAGGCGAGTGCTAATATAGGGCTGAGTCAAAAAAAAAGCAAACCTAGTATTTAGCAATTATAGGCTATTTTATGCAAATATTAGCCATTTTTAAGGAAAATTCAAAGGATTACTGATTATTAAAACATATTAAAAAAAGCAGGGATGATATCCCTGCTTTTTCAATTCGTTAGCATTTTTATTGTAATATCTTTTTCTATTTTTCCTTTTTAGCCGAAACCGGGATATTTTTAAATACGTCCTCGGCCTTTAATGCAGGCTTTAAGATCTCGATGGCCTTCTGTATCTGGATATCGTCCTTTTTTTCTTTCGGCGTCACTTCCATAGAGAAGTCGTCTTCAAGGGAAGGCGTGCCCTTTTCCTTTTTCTTTTCCTCTTCGACGGTGTCGTTCTTCAAGTGGCGATCAAGGTCCTTTTCACGCACAACCACGTGCAGTGAATCAGTAGTACCCTCCTTCGCCTCTTTTACCGTCGGCAACTTCACCTCGATGTCCGGGGTAATGCCCACGTTCTGGATCGAACGGCCGCTTGGCGTGTAGTATTTGGCAGTCGTAAGCCGGACACCGCCACCGCCTTCAAGGGGAAATACAGTCTGGACCGATCCCTTGCCGAAGGTCTGAGTACCCACGATCACCGCACGCTTTGAATCCTGCAACGCGCCCGCAACGATCTCCGACGCGCTCGCGCTCCCCGTGTTCACGAGCACGACCATCGGGAAATCCCGGGGTGTTTCCGGTCCGCTGGTGAGAAAGTCCTTCCGGTCTGACTTCTGCCTGCCCTGGATATACACCACGAGCGAATCCCTGGGCAGGAACTTGCCGCTCACATCCACAGATGCGTCAAGGAGCCCACCCGGATCATTGCGCAGATCGAGGACCAGTTTCTTGATCCCCTTTGCCTCAAGGTTCTTCAACGCTTTTTCAAGCTCCTCGGTGGTCTGCCCCTGGAACTGGATGATTTTGATATAACCGATCTCGTTGTCAAGCATCTCGGACTTCACGCTCGTCACCTTGATGACGTCGCGCATGATCTTGAACTCCTTCGGTTTGTCCCATCCCTCGCGGTAGATCAGGAGACTCACCTGAGTGTTTTTGGGTCCGCGCATTTTGTCCACGGCCTGCTCGATCGTCATGTCCTTGGTCCATTCATCGTTGATCTTCATGATCTTGTCCCCGGCAGCGAGTCCCGCGCGGAAACCGGGGGTATCATCGATCGGCGCGATGATCGTGAGCTGCTGGTTCTTGACCCCGATCTGTATCCCAACGCCCTGGAACTCGCCCTTGATGTCGAGGTTCATCTCTTTAAATGACCGTTCGTTCATATAGGACGAATGGGGATCGAGGCTTGAGACCATGCCCCGGATGGCGCCCTGGATCAATTCCCTGGAATCAGGGTCCTCCACATAGTTCCGTTTTACAAGCTCGAGCGCCTGGGTGAAGGCTTTCAGCTCCTCATAGGTATCGGGCTTGGCCTGGACCATTCCCTGACCGATCACGACCCCGATCAGCAAAAGGATCAGCGCTGCCATTAAAAACTTCTTTTTGTTGATCCGAATCATTTCATCATCCTCCAGATTGTTCTGCATAATAACTCTCCCGTCAAATTATACAGGCAGAAATTAAGGTAACCGGTTTTGTTACAGCTTGATTTAAACGTTGAGCTTCTGTATTTGTCATTCTCCGTACATCTGTTGTGCGCTGTTGTGCGTCATTGCGTCATTTCTTCGCGAGCCACTGGAGCGGGTCCTGGGCCTCGCCGTTCCTGCGTATCTCGAAGTATAATTTCGAACCCTTCAGGCTGCCGGTGTCGCCCGCCAGACCGATCACCTGGCCCCCGGCGGCCCGCTCCCCTTTGTTCAGGTCAATCCGCGAGAGATTGCCGTAAAGTGTATAGAACCCGTTTCCATGGTCAAGGATCAGGAGTTTACCGTAGCCTTTGTACCAGTCCGCGAATGCCACCTGGCCGTCACGCACTGCCCGCACCGATTCCCCCTCATGCGCCTCGATCTCGATCCCCCTGCGATATACCATGGTGCCGAACTGCGGATGGCGCTGCATGCCGAACCTTGTCAGTACCTGGCCTTCGAGGGGCCACGGGAGCCGCGTCCTGTCACGCTCCGCGGTTTCGTGACCTTGTCGGGAATCAAGAAGGGGCGCTTTTGCAGCCCTCTTCTCCTGCTCGCCCTTCTTGATCATGGCCCAGAGACTGGCGGACGCCTCCTCAAGCTCGCGCAGGGACTGCTCGTACTGGCCCTTCTCATTCCGCACGCTCGCAAGGATGACGGCTTTTTTCTTTTTCCGCGCTTCGAGCTCCGCCTTCTTTGCTGCGACCACCCGCTGACGGGCAAGCAGTTCGTTTTTTTTCTCTGCGATCTCCATCTGCCGCGCCGCAAGCATTGTCAGGGCTTTGCTGTACTCCCTCATGATCACCCGGTCCCGATCGGCGATCGTACCGAGATACTTGATCCGCTTCAGCGTCTGGTCCAGTCCGTCAGGGGAAAATATTGCAACGGCGTATCCGCTTCGGCTCATCTTGTAAAGCGCCCGGAGCCGCCGGCTATAGTGCTGCTTCAGCGCGGCAAGCTCACGGCTGAGCACGGTGTTGTTCTTCTCGACCTCCCGAAGGGCCGCCTCGGAATCGTGCAGCCGCCGCTGCTGGTCGGTGAGTTCCGCGCGTCCGGTCTGGATGTCCCGGTCGATCTTTTCAAGCTCCGACAGGATCGAACGCTCTTTGCGGTCCGCCCGTTTCAGTTCCTTTTTTTTCTCGCGCATCTCGCGCTTGATGCGCTGAAGCTGCTGTTTGTCGGCTGACCGGTCCGCGGCTGCGGAAAATCCAGGCGGCCAAAGCGCGATCAGGATAACGAGCAGAAGAACGCGAGTGGCGGTCGTCGTCCCCATGCGCTACTCCAGGAACCTGCTGACCGAGACCAGCCCGCCGGCAAGACCAAGTACTCCGCCGCCGATTATCATATATGCTACCACCGAAAGCGGCAGAAAGTCCAACCCATTCGGCCGCGACAGGAAGAGGAAAACCTCCCGCGGAAGCGCATAGTACACGCCCGCAAGGACGCCCACAGCGAGCGCCGAGCCGAGCATGGCAAGCATCATGCCTTCAATAAGAAACGGCCCCTGGATGAATCCACGGGTCGCCCCGATCCACTGCATCAGCTCGATCTCCTGGCCCCGGGAGTACAGCGCAAGCCGGACTGAGTTGGATATGATGAACACCACGGTAATCCCGAGCAGAACAGCCAGTGCCATGCCGCCATAGGTGATCACCGTGTAAAAACCCGACAGCACCCGGGCGCCCTCTTTCCCATAGGAGACGTCTTCCACGCCTCGATAGTCTGAAAACTTCCCGGCCAGGACCTCGAGCCGCTCCGCGTCAACAGTTCGATGGTCAAAGGTTATCTCATAGGAATCAGGCAGTGGGTTCTCAACGAGACCCTGGATCAGCGCCTCCTGTCCCTTGAGCTCCTTTTTGAACAACTGGAGCGCTTCGGCCCTGGACAGGTAGCCGACCTTTTTCACGCCCGGCTCCATCTTGATCCGGTGCTGAATAAAATCCTTCTCATGCTCCGTCAGCCCGTCCTTCAGGTATACGGACATCTCGAGGCGGTCTCCCAGAGAATTCACCGCGGTCTGGAGGTTCAGGAACACGATCAGGAAAAAACCCACGATGAGCATGGCCATGCTGATCGTGCCCACCGCGAGCAGGTTCACGAGGCTGTTGGCACGAAGTCCCCGGAAGGCCTCGGCGATAAAGTACAACAGGCCGTATCCTTTCACGGCGCTCTCTCCTCAATCGTTGTTGCGGCCGTTCCCGCGTCCGGCCTCGACAGAGGGGTGGGAGCGGTGCGCTGAAAGTGGCTGCCGTCGTCAATCACCTTGCCGCCCTCCATAATAATGATCCTGCGCTGCATCTTCCGCACCGTTTCCCAGTCGTGAGTGGCCACCAGCACGGTCGTGCCCTTCATGTTGATGTCCTTGAACAGGCGGAATACCTCCTGGGCGCTCTGGGGGTCCAGGTTGCCGGTGGGCTCGTCGGCAAGCAGCACCTGGGGCTCGTTCACAAGCGCGCGGGCCACGGCTACCTTCTGCTGCTCTCCACCCGAGAGCTTTGGCGGCGTCAAGTGGCTCTTGTTTTCCATCCCGACCTTCTTGAGCACCTGGTACACGCGCCGCTCGATCTCTCCGGGAGGAGTACCCACCACTTTCAGCGCAAGCGCGATATTTTCAAAAATCGTCTTATGGAGAAGAAGCTTGTAGTCCTGGAACACGAAGCCTATGTTACGCCTGAGGTAGGGAATGGTCGAGGATTTCAACCGGGAAGTGTTCATGCCCTGCATGACGATCCGCCCCTCGTCCGCGAGTTCGGCGCAGAAGAGGATCTTGAGCAGGGTGGACTTGCCTGCACCGCTCGGGCCGGTAACGAAAGCAAACTCGCCCTTGTCCACCGTGAAGCTCACGTCGCGCAGAGCGGGAACTCCTTCATAATATTTTGTTACCTGATAAAGCTGGATCATAGTGAGTCAAAGCTCAAATCACAATATCCAAATCCCAAATAAATTCCAAATTAAAAATTCCAATGACCTTGGCGTTTGGAATTTGCTGTTTGGTTATTGGAGTTTATTTGTGATTTGGTGCTTGAGCTTTGGAATTTCCCCCGCTTGCGCATCAGCGCTTCTTCTTAATAACTTCCTTGACCGCGGAAACGATATCACCCGCCGACATGCCGTACTTCTTCAGCAGCCCTTCCTGGTCACCGGACGCACCAAAGGTGTCCTTGACGCCGATGCGCACCATCGGGACCGGGGATGATTCGCTCAGCACCTCGGCCACGGCGCCGCCCAGTCCGCCGATGATCGAGTGCTCCTCGGCGGTCACGATCGCGCCGCTGTGCTTCGCGGCCCTGATTATGGCGTCAACATCGATCGGCTTGATCGTGGACATGTTGATCACACCCGCGTCGATCCCTTCGGCCTTCAGCAGATCGCGCGCCTTGATCGACTCGGCGACCATGATGCCCGTGGCGATAATGGCCGCGTCCCTGCCCTCGTTGAACACGTGGGCCTTCCCGATCTTGAACGCATACCCCTCGCCAAAGAGCGTCGGCACCTTGTTCCGTCCCACGCGCACGTAGCAGGGGCCCATATGCTCCGCCACGGCCTCGATGGCCTGCATTGTCTCGGGCCCGTCAGCAGGGACGATCACGGTCATGTGCGGAAGCACGCGCATCAAGGCAATGTCCTCGACAGACTGGTGCGAGCCGCCGTCCTCGCCGACCGTAATGCCCGCGTGGCTCGCCACGATCTTCACGTTCATGTTCGGATAGCAGATGGACTGCCGCACCTGCTCCCAGGCCCTGCCCGTGGCGAACACCGCAAAGGTGCTCGCAAACGGCAGCTTGCCGGCTACGGAAAATCCGGCCGCCGTGCCCATCATGTCCTGCTCGGCAATCCCGATGTTGAAGAACCGATCCGGGAACACCTTGGCAAATTTCGAGGTCTTCGTCGAACCCGACAGGTCCGCGTCCAGCACCACCACGTCATCCCGCTTTTTCCCGAGGGCCACCAGCGCGTCCCCGTATGCATCTCTCGTCGCAACCTTTGTCACGTTTCCCCCCTCTTCGAGTGCGGAATGCGGAGTTCGGAGTGCGGAATAAGAACTAAGGAGTTCTTGTCTTCAGCCTTTCACTCCGCACTCCGAACTCGCCACTCCGCACTTATTTGCACACCGTCTCTTCCGACAACTCTTTCAACGCGATCTCGAGCTCTTCCTTCGACGGCGTGGTCCCGTGGAACTCCACCTTGCCTTCGAACTGCTTCGAGCCCTTGCCCTTGATCGTGCGGCAAACGATCATGGTCGGCTTTCCCTTGATGGTTTCGGCCTTGTCGAGCGCGGTGGTGATGGCGCCCAGATCGTGACCGTCGATATCAAGCACTTCCCAGCCAAAGGCGCGCCATTTGTCCGTGATCGGCTCCACGCCCATCACCCTGGCAACCGGCCCGTCGATCTGGAGCCCGTTGTTGTCCACGAGCGCGCAGAGATTGTCGAGCTTGTAGTGCGCCGCGGTCATGGCAGCTTCCCAGACCTGGCCCTCCTGCAGTTCGCCGTCGCCGAGCAGGGCGTACACCCGGTTCGACGTCTTGTCGAGCTTGTGCGCGAGCGCGATGCCGTTGGCCACGGACAGGCCCTGACCCAGTGAACCCGTGGAGATCTCGACTCCCGGCACATACTTGCTGTCCGGATGGCCCTGGAGCCGCGAGCCGAGCTTCCGGAGCGTGCAGAGCTCCGCATGCTCGATGAACCCCGCGTGCGCGAGCACCGTATACAGAAGCGGCGCCGCATGGCCCTTCGAGAGGATGAAATGGTCCCGTCCCTTCCAGTCCGGTTTCTTTGCATCGTACTTCATTTTATAGAAGTAGAGCGCCGTAGCGATATCAGCCGCGGATAGGCTGCCCCCGGTGTGGCCCGAGCCGCACTCGGTCAGCATCTTCAGGATGTCGATCCTGACCCTTCGGGCCTTGTCCGTCAATGCTTTCAACTGCTCTTTTGATGCCGCCATGCAACCTGTCCTCCTGAGTGGATCATAGTATGGTAATGAGCAACAACGAATGAGATTATGTTCACCAAGGCAGGTGTCGCCGCGTTTTTCATACGCAGCGATCCCGAATAGTTCTGTGGCGACAGGTGTTTCAGATCGATTTCTTCTGTTCCCTGTCTCGCTGCTCCTGGGCAAGAAAGTCCAGGATAATATCGTCGAGCCCCTTTTCTTTCGCATCCGCCCTCGCTGGAGTCTGAGCAGGCGGAGCGGGTTTTTCCCCAGCCGGGGTCGGCGCGGCGGGCGCCGGCACGGACGCAGTTGCAGTTGATGGTGTGTACGTGGATTCGTGCGGGGCGTTATTCAGATCCAGCTTTCCATGCATCAGGTCGCGTATCATCTGCTTGTGCTGCTCCATCATCAACGCGCGCACCACCTCATCAAGACAGTCGGCCTTGAGAATGTCGGCGTAGCTGGTCTTGCGCGAAGCAAGGATCGCTCCCTGGAGATAGAGGAGAGAAGTTACATAGGGACTGTTGACCCCGCCGTCCTCGGTCTGGCAGTGGTAGACCTTCCCCTGGAATTTGAAGTCAGTATTGTACCCGGTAAGCATAGGACGGTATTATACAAAGCCGGGCAGGAAGTTGCAAGCCTTTTTGCTTGACAGTAAAAGCAGGTTAGTGTAACTTTCATCGCGTGCCGGCGTGGTGAAACTGGTAGACGCAGAGGACTCAAAATCCTCCGGGGGCAACTCCATGACGGTTCGATTCCGTCCGCCGGCACCAATAAAAAGATCGGTTATTCAACCGATCTTTTTTGTTTTACGACGGACAGAATAAGGGGGGATAGGTGGTCGTTTTTTCGTAAGGCCTATATGCTTTTCACAGTGATGCACTACGCTACCTTTTTCGGTTGCCGCTTGATGATAAGCTTGGCACCCAAGGCGTCCGCTATCTTCTTCAGCGTCGTGAGGCGGGGAAGACCGTGCGTCAAGCATTCAATTGGGGCCTTATCTTTTTATCCTCTGTTGAACAATGTTACGCGCAAGTTCGTACTCGGGCATGACTTTATCATGCTCTATCTTAACAGCCTTGTCCTTCAATAGCTCTTCTCTGTGCTTCTGATAATCCATCCGCTTACACCGCCATTTCAAAAAACAGCTTGTCATAGGTCACAACCGGCGCAGTTCTCTTGGCGGTCTCTTTCTTTTCGATCAAGCCCACTTGCTCCAAATACTTCACGTCGTCCGCGACATTCTTCACGTCCCGCTTTGCCATGCGCGCAAGCTCGTTGATCGAGGACGGTTTTTTCATCTTGATGATATGCAGGAGTCCAAGACGTTTCGGAGTCAACACTTTCCGCAAAGCCTCGAAGCTCGTAAAGTACACCTCCGGCCCTTTTACCGGCTTTAATTTCTCTCCGCGTTCAATGGCCTCGACTTTCTTGACCGTGTCGTCAAGAACGCTCTTTAAACTCTTTATCATGATCTTTTTTATTTTCATAGTTCACCCCTCTTATATTGCTCGATATCGTTATAGAAATCCTCTGTCAGCTTTCTGAGGCTGACAAATTTGTACGGTTCAACCCTGCCTTTTATATGCCTGTGATCTCCCTTGCCCTCGGTATTGTCGTAGCCGATCACCCGGCGCTTTCCCACGATGTAAACGTATGAGTACTTGTAGCCATGCGGCTTGTCTTTCGTCGGTTCGGGCAACTGCCATATCTTGACCTCGACGATATTCCCCGCTTCATCGGGAGCTTTAACGTGCTCAACAAGCCATGCTTTCATAATTATTGGTATGATATGCCTATAGAGAAATAATGTCAACCAGAAAAGAAAAGCCCCGGGTTGCCCAGGGGCCTTGATATTACACCGCCACCGGCTCGTCGGGCATCCGGTCTTGCATTTCACGTATCATCTGCCGCGCCCGTTCAAACCGTTGCGTCGCATCGTAGATGATAGTCATAAAACCGTTGAGGTTGTGAGCAAGCAGGGTTTCCATGCAGTTATCTGCGCCTTCGTATTTCCCAGCTGCCAGACATTCAACGATACTGAGTATGCCACCAAGGTGATCTAATTAGTCTTCGATCTTCTCGTAAAGGTCATCGGTCTTGATCCTGTGCTTTTTCATTTTCATTCTCCTTTTCGTTATGCCTATTTTATGCCCGTCAGACCGGAGAGCCAGCCAAATTACCGTATCTCCTGCCAACTTACCGGACGAAGATAACCCTTGATGTAACAAGGATTATCGCGTAATTCTAAGCATTTCACAGAGCGCACCGCTCCGTCAGTCTCGCTCTCAAAATCCTCCGGGCGCAAGCTCATGACGGTTCGATTCCGTCCGCCGGCACCAATAAAAAGATCGGTTATTCAACCGATCTTTTTTGTTTTACATCGGATGGAGTGGAACAGAGGTGGGAACATAAAAAAACCCTCCGGCAAGATACACCGGAGGGTCAGTATCCTTTCAGCAGATGTTAATGAGGGAAGTTTACGATCGCGTCGATCTGCTCCTGTGTCATGCCGTCCCGGAACTCCGGGTCGGTGACGGACCAGAAGTTATTTACGATCCTCAGCGCCTCGTTGTCGATCTCCGTGGCCTTGGCCAATGCATCCGCAGCAGTCAGGCTGGTGTCGTAGGTCCCCAGGATGATAAAGTTGACAATAGCCACACTGCCGCCCACCGGAACAGTGATGGTATAGGAGAAATCAATCATATCGCTTCCATTACCGTTAGCCAAGCCATCATCGGATTGATATACCACCTGGCCAGCATTGCCAAACACCATACCGATATCGCGGGTGTACTGATCGCCATCCCACGCAGTAATGGCTTTGCTACTGGTCGACGGCGTATCGTAGATGATCGCGGTGCCGGATGTGCCCAGTTCGGTACCATAGTGGACGGTTGTCGTGATGGGGCTCGGAGTATTGTTCTCGAATACATCCACCCACCGTCCCCAGAGCTTGTTTGGAACGGTATAGAAAGACCGCGTCACATCGAGGCCGTCGTGGTTCTCGGATCTCGAGGCCATGTTCTGCACCTCTGCAGGTGTGTTCGTGGTCCAGCCTGCCAGGCCGAGTTCAAATCCGCCGTTTGTCACATGCTCGCCGGCCACGGAATCTTTTACTGAAACGAAATCGATCATCGTTAGGTTCGGGGTCCCAAAACCAATGCCGGGAGCGCTCCGTTCTTCAAATGACAGGACAATGCTCTGTCCATTATAGGCGGTCAGATTAGCGGTATGCAGAACCCCCGATATACTGGTGGTCGTTGAATACAGCTCTTCAAGTTCGGTACCTGCATTGTTCCGTATTACGACTCTGTAGCTCGGCGTGTAGCCCGGTGTAAAATCTCCGTCATTAAGCTTGACACTATCTGTCCAGGTGAGTGTCGTCGTCCCGGTGAGGCCGCTTAGGTTCAGGGTCTGCATGAGGCGCGAATCTGACGTGGCATTCAGGAATGCGGAATATCCACCTGACAGAGGACTGACGCCCGTTGAGTCTCCGTTGGACACGTCCGCCACCGTGACTCCCTGAGCCG includes the following:
- a CDS encoding peptidoglycan DD-metalloendopeptidase family protein produces the protein MGTTTATRVLLLVILIALWPPGFSAAADRSADKQQLQRIKREMREKKKELKRADRKERSILSELEKIDRDIQTGRAELTDQQRRLHDSEAALREVEKNNTVLSRELAALKQHYSRRLRALYKMSRSGYAVAIFSPDGLDQTLKRIKYLGTIADRDRVIMREYSKALTMLAARQMEIAEKKNELLARQRVVAAKKAELEARKKKKAVILASVRNEKGQYEQSLRELEEASASLWAMIKKGEQEKRAAKAPLLDSRQGHETAERDRTRLPWPLEGQVLTRFGMQRHPQFGTMVYRRGIEIEAHEGESVRAVRDGQVAFADWYKGYGKLLILDHGNGFYTLYGNLSRIDLNKGERAAGGQVIGLAGDTGSLKGSKLYFEIRRNGEAQDPLQWLAKK
- a CDS encoding ABC transporter permease; protein product: MKGYGLLYFIAEAFRGLRANSLVNLLAVGTISMAMLIVGFFLIVFLNLQTAVNSLGDRLEMSVYLKDGLTEHEKDFIQHRIKMEPGVKKVGYLSRAEALQLFKKELKGQEALIQGLVENPLPDSYEITFDHRTVDAERLEVLAGKFSDYRGVEDVSYGKEGARVLSGFYTVITYGGMALAVLLGITVVFIISNSVRLALYSRGQEIELMQWIGATRGFIQGPFLIEGMMLAMLGSALAVGVLAGVYYALPREVFLFLSRPNGLDFLPLSVVAYMIIGGGVLGLAGGLVSVSRFLE
- the ftsE gene encoding cell division ATP-binding protein FtsE, with translation MIQLYQVTKYYEGVPALRDVSFTVDKGEFAFVTGPSGAGKSTLLKILFCAELADEGRIVMQGMNTSRLKSSTIPYLRRNIGFVFQDYKLLLHKTIFENIALALKVVGTPPGEIERRVYQVLKKVGMENKSHLTPPKLSGGEQQKVAVARALVNEPQVLLADEPTGNLDPQSAQEVFRLFKDINMKGTTVLVATHDWETVRKMQRRIIIMEGGKVIDDGSHFQRTAPTPLSRPDAGTAATTIEERAP
- a CDS encoding transketolase family protein: MTKVATRDAYGDALVALGKKRDDVVVLDADLSGSTKTSKFAKVFPDRFFNIGIAEQDMMGTAAGFSVAGKLPFASTFAVFATGRAWEQVRQSICYPNMNVKIVASHAGITVGEDGGSHQSVEDIALMRVLPHMTVIVPADGPETMQAIEAVAEHMGPCYVRVGRNKVPTLFGEGYAFKIGKAHVFNEGRDAAIIATGIMVAESIKARDLLKAEGIDAGVINMSTIKPIDVDAIIRAAKHSGAIVTAEEHSIIGGLGGAVAEVLSESSPVPMVRIGVKDTFGASGDQEGLLKKYGMSAGDIVSAVKEVIKKKR
- a CDS encoding transketolase, translating into MAASKEQLKALTDKARRVRIDILKMLTECGSGHTGGSLSAADIATALYFYKMKYDAKKPDWKGRDHFILSKGHAAPLLYTVLAHAGFIEHAELCTLRKLGSRLQGHPDSKYVPGVEISTGSLGQGLSVANGIALAHKLDKTSNRVYALLGDGELQEGQVWEAAMTAAHYKLDNLCALVDNNGLQIDGPVARVMGVEPITDKWRAFGWEVLDIDGHDLGAITTALDKAETIKGKPTMIVCRTIKGKGSKQFEGKVEFHGTTPSKEELEIALKELSEETVCK
- a CDS encoding DUF6516 family protein, which gives rise to MKAWLVEHVKAPDEAGNIVEVKIWQLPEPTKDKPHGYKYSYVYIVGKRRVIGYDNTEGKGDHRHIKGRVEPYKFVSLRKLTEDFYNDIEQYKRGEL